The genome window GAATTATAGAAAATTCCAAGAAAACTAActaaaacacattttgaaGTTGTACATGTActgtttttatcattttaattGATATAACTACATAACTTCTATGCATATTTGTATTTATGTagtattttgactttttttcacttgATTAAAAAAGAGGTGTATACATCACAACTATAACAGTTCAATCTTTTAAATGGTTAAAAAGCAGACCACCACGGTGCAGAtaatcaagtttttttttttatttactgtaAACAGAAGTAAATCATAATAAGGATAGCATTGCTGTAATACATGAAATAAaagtatttaaataaaataataacagaTAAATTTTGTCAAAGAAAGTTTATTAtggataaaacaaataagCTCATAGAACaacgtttattaaaatatttttaaaaatatgttttaataaaaaatggaagGACATCAATTGGGGCTGAATAATCTTTCAAAATTTGAGGACCTTCATATAATTTGCCGTCGTTTCCATCCTTCCAAAAACCTCTAGGAAGAACTATATCTCTACTAGTACTACCTTCTCCGACAATTGGCGCGACAAGTATTGTCTCTCCCAACAAGTACTCTGCAAGAAAGAAACCGTGTCAGGctttcacttttcaaaataCTTGAACTTACCATCATTGACTTTTAAAGCGTCAGCATTAGTCGGATCGACCCACCAGATAGGCGGATTTACAGGAGTTCCATCTGTAATACTATTATTCattgcatttaaaatttcatcagCATACTCTTCATGTAAGGCAACATATTTCTTGATAATTGCCTCTCCgtcaaactaaaattaatttaattcgaTTAGAAAAAGTTACAATATTTCAATATATTGCAATATGTACATCGTCACTTGTGATATCCCATGGTAAATAGCTAAACTGCATGGTGGGCATAAAGGTATTCGCCTGAGTCCACCTGGCAATTAATTCTGCAGTTGGAGCTCCAGCATAACCGTTTCCTCCAATCATATCAGGAAGAGCACTGCAACATTTCACCATATATCCGTGAGGtcaaaataaaagataatCGTACAATACGTAGCCATTTAAGTTGAACTGCAAAAGACTCGTAATTAGAGAGTGGAGTCCATTATTGAGACCCCATCTTGAATCTTTATCCAACATTCTCACAAATATAGGTAGATCCTGTGTTCTAAAAGATTTGATGTTCCATCATGCAATCATTGCAAcataaatatgttttattaccTCGATGCAGATCTAACTTCAATTAAGCCACCAAAAGTAGCACAAGTCCTAACATAAGCTGAAGTTATAGAGTTGGGACTTAATTCTACGTCCCCATTAAATACTGGATTTGGGGGAGGATAATCACTTTCTCCTGCATCAAATTTAAAAGCATCAATACCATGCTGTTCTTGTAGTAATTTGAGCCTATCGGTGTACCATTTCGCTGCTTCTTCATTAGTAAAGTCGATGTAATGTGCTGGATTGCCATCCCACCAACTCGTTTGGTCACCTCCATCTTCTGATTTGACAAAATAACCTGTAACAATTTTAGTTGATGAAAATAAACActacagtaaaataaaataccattCTCTTCACCAAAGGTCATTGTATCTTCACAGTCGTGGTTAACAAAAGGATGGGTCCACAGAGTAACAGTAAAACCTAAATCTTTTAATGCTTTTACCGTATCGTTTATACTCGCAAATTGTTCACTGTTAAAAATTAGTGAACCGTAACACGTctacaaaatatttgaatCATATTCACATCACGAATGTTTTTCTAGCCCTTACTTCCCAATAATCATCAATTTCTATTTGTCCTGTAAAACCGTGGTCAGCAATATCTTGAGCGAAACCAACAACGATATCGTCGTTAATGTCTTTTTTGTATTTAGCCCAAGTCGTCCAAATTGGATTACGGATTATCCATTCGTCAGGATGACCTAAAATTTgaagttatttttttgtcaaattaattaaaattttaaccttCAGGTTTGCCCAAGAAGTTGTTGACTGCATGCAGATGACCTTCTTTGGCATCATTCTTAGCAACAAGATTGTATTCCAAGAGAACCTTAAATTTTATGCAGGTTACACAATAAAGTTTTAATACTTGACTACATTACTCTATCTCGTCCGATGTAAGGTCCCGATAAGGAacttataaaacaaatacttCCTTGCATCAAGTTGTTTTGATCCAAAGATAATGGAACCTTGTCATCAACAAATACGTAACCTCCTTTGGAATTTAACCAGTACCGTTCACCTACAGCTCCATTATCGGACTTTATGGTTGTATAAACTCTGTTTTTGATCGATACATTTTCAATAGGCCAATCAGCATTCCACATTTCAGGACCACCAAACCAGTTTGTTTCTccagaatttaaatttaaacaatccTCAAGTGTTATTTCAGCGTTAGTGGTTTGCCATGAAATTGAAAAACCGCTATCAATGCTCTCCACTGTCAAGTTAACATCTCCATTATCAAGCTGGCAACTAGAGGCTCCGTCACAGTCATCTGGTATATCTATACTTGTGGTCAGACCAATTTGTCCAGAAATTTTCTCGTCATCACCTGTAAATTAATCTCAAAACAACATCTTTTCTTACTGAAGTGTTACCTAaggttaaaattattccaattGAATTGTCACCAGCGGTCAATTCTAGATTCACATTATCATTATTCAATCGTATGCTATTGGCTTGCACAAAAAGGCATAGGAATGAAACTGCAACATATAATTTAACATATCGTTGAAAACCATAGAGAGTACTTACCAATAGCttttagtttcatttttaatgttctACACACGAATACGTGTAAGAcctgtttttatataattctCAAGTGTAATTTATCTAATCATTGATTCTTGTCAAAGCagagtttttaaatttataaaaatgaaaattttatctttatgTTTACAAAAgagataaatgaaaaataaaagcttCATCAACCTGAATCACGACTATCGGAAATCTACCTAATCCAGATGTAGGTACTGTAAATAGAAATCTCTTAGATATCTTTTTAGCTTACAAGGAACTACTTTCACCTAAGTTGTCGCCTTCGCAACAATTTGTAGATACAGGCGAATGCGT of Tenebrio molitor chromosome 6, icTenMoli1.1, whole genome shotgun sequence contains these proteins:
- the LOC138133035 gene encoding myogenesis-regulating glycosidase-like, with amino-acid sequence MKLKAIVSFLCLFVQANSIRLNNDNVNLELTAGDNSIGIILTLGDDEKISGQIGLTTSIDIPDDCDGASSCQLDNGDVNLTVESIDSGFSISWQTTNAEITLEDCLNLNSGETNWFGGPEMWNADWPIENVSIKNRVYTTIKSDNGAVGERYWLNSKGGYVFVDDKVPLSLDQNNLMQGSICFISSLSGPYIGRDRVLLEYNLVAKNDAKEGHLHAVNNFLGKPEGHPDEWIIRNPIWTTWAKYKKDINDDIVVGFAQDIADHGFTGQIEIDDYWETCYGSLIFNSEQFASINDTVKALKDLGFTVTLWTHPFVNHDCEDTMTFGEENGYFVKSEDGGDQTSWWDGNPAHYIDFTNEEAAKWYTDRLKLLQEQHGIDAFKFDAGESDYPPPNPVFNGDVELSPNSITSAYVRTCATFGGLIEVRSASRTQDLPIFVRMLDKDSRWGLNNGLHSLITSLLQFNLNGYVFALPDMIGGNGYAGAPTAELIARWTQANTFMPTMQFSYLPWDITSDDFDGEAIIKKYVALHEEYADEILNAMNNSITDGTPVNPPIWWVDPTNADALKVNDEYLLGETILVAPIVGEGSTSRDIVLPRGFWKDGNDGKLYEGPQILKDYSAPIDVLPFFIKTYF